The following proteins are co-located in the Microcystis wesenbergii NRERC-220 genome:
- the recA gene encoding recombinase RecA gives MATMTSNPDRDKALGLVLNQIERNFGKGSIMRLGDATRMRVETVPSGALTLDMALGGGLPKGRIVEIYGPESSGKTTLALHAIAEVQKAGGVAAFVDAEHALDPTYSEDLGVDINNLLVAQPDTGEAALEIVDQLVRSSAVDIVVIDSVAALVPRAEIEGEMGDNQVGLQARLMSKALRKIAGNIGKSGCVVIFLNQLRQKIGVTYGNPEVTTGGTALKFYASVRLDIRRIQTLKKGTEGEYGIRAKVKVAKNKVAPPFRIAEFDIIFGKGISQVGCMLDMAEQTNVVTRKGAWYSYNGENIAQGRDNAVKYLEEKSEVAAEIEKLLRDKLDMGSVPFPTEPADEDDEDEQEPEI, from the coding sequence ATGGCGACAATGACAAGTAATCCCGATCGAGATAAAGCCTTGGGTTTAGTCTTAAATCAAATCGAACGCAACTTTGGCAAGGGTTCGATCATGCGTTTGGGAGACGCCACCCGCATGCGGGTGGAAACCGTGCCTAGTGGTGCTTTAACCCTAGATATGGCTTTGGGTGGCGGTTTACCGAAGGGCCGCATCGTCGAAATTTACGGGCCGGAAAGTTCCGGCAAAACCACTTTAGCCCTCCATGCGATCGCAGAAGTGCAGAAAGCTGGGGGAGTGGCGGCCTTTGTCGATGCGGAACACGCTTTAGATCCCACCTATTCGGAAGATTTAGGGGTAGATATCAATAATTTACTGGTGGCACAACCGGATACGGGGGAGGCTGCCTTAGAAATAGTTGACCAGTTAGTGCGTTCTTCGGCCGTGGATATCGTCGTCATCGACTCGGTGGCCGCTTTAGTGCCGCGGGCGGAAATTGAAGGGGAAATGGGGGATAATCAGGTGGGTTTACAGGCCCGTTTGATGAGTAAAGCCCTGCGAAAAATTGCCGGTAATATTGGTAAATCCGGTTGTGTGGTGATTTTCCTCAACCAACTGCGGCAAAAAATCGGTGTCACCTACGGCAATCCTGAAGTGACCACCGGAGGAACGGCCTTAAAATTTTATGCCTCGGTACGTTTAGATATCCGTCGCATTCAAACTTTGAAAAAAGGCACGGAAGGAGAATACGGAATTCGGGCTAAAGTTAAGGTGGCTAAAAATAAAGTCGCGCCTCCTTTCCGGATTGCTGAATTTGATATTATCTTCGGTAAAGGCATTTCCCAAGTGGGTTGTATGCTGGATATGGCCGAACAAACTAACGTGGTTACTCGTAAAGGGGCATGGTATAGCTATAATGGCGAAAATATTGCCCAGGGTCGCGATAATGCCGTTAAATATCTCGAAGAAAAGTCAGAAGTAGCGGCGGAAATTGAGAAGTTATTGCGGGATAAATTAGATATGGGTTCGGTTCCTTTCCCCACGGAACCGGCCGATGAGGACGATGAGGACGAACAGGAACCAGAAATCTAA
- a CDS encoding Eco57I restriction-modification methylase domain-containing protein yields MSLNFSRTRDLLSNFQFGELFIEELGWSHPRAKKTVSITVDNQEYPCQRIAEVSGVAVLEVTTTDIPDAKLRRDIHQQVIERIAENLLIFVDGGRTRSLWYWVKREGSKSYIRDHLYIKGQPGDLFLGKLAELVLDITDFEDGEPSVVEVAHRLQKGFDIEKITKKFYQEFQREHLQFLPFIQGIDRESDRKWYTSVILNRLMFVYFLQRKGFIDNDFNYLQNQLQASQRRGKNLFYRQFLQTLFFQAFAKPESQRDETVTALVGKVKYLNGGLFLQHPLENLYQNICIDDQAFENILDLFSRYSWNLDDTPGGSDDEINPDVLGYIFEKYINQKAFGAYYTRPEITEYLCDRTINKWIVERSNQHYPRKQFASISELLINLDSPLCQLLIEDILPQLSILDPACGSGAFLVAAMKTLIGIYSAVIGTIELRGDSKLKQWLTEVRKSHPSLGYYIKKRIISDNLYGVDIMEEATEIAKLRLFLALVAAAQSVTELEPLPNIDFNIMSGNSLIGLIRVDEKSFNLMGEENILQTLTAQNYQTILAEKNRSIELYKEHAFRLGEVEGTPQENRLQMLRNHIEDVNRESVQKLNQILLDEFSGKLSIKYESAQLTGKAKKRLLTLSDMQSLKPFHWGYHFDKLITEKGGFDVIITNPPWEVFKPQAKEFFSQHSDLVTKNKMDIKTFEKEQKKLLTNPEIAQAWLEYQSQYPHVSLYFRSSEQYKNQISIVNGKKQGTDINLYKLFVEQCFNLLHPQGECGIVIPSGIYTDLGTKQLREMLFSQTNVTGLFCFENRKEIFENVHRSFKIAILTFEKNKQTLSFPVEFMRHDVEELQRFPHKDSLVISVDLIRKLSPDSLSVMEFKQDIDIHIAEKMSRFPLLGETLPDTWNLKLTREFDMTNDSHLFKTEPAKGRLPLYEGKMIHQFTHRYALPKYWLDEKEARQALLKRGEVDKGQILDYQTYRLGFRSIARNTDIRTLIVGTIPKNVFCGNSILVSSDISSNTELIFLEAILNSLIIDFCARQKVSANINMFYIYQLPIPRLKEGDKYFQEIVENAAKLICTTEEFEQLAKEVGIGSHKNGVTEEAERMAIRAKLDAIVAHLYELTLTEFQHILTTFPLVPESVKTATLKAYQTL; encoded by the coding sequence TAGTATCACCGTTGACAATCAAGAATATCCCTGTCAACGAATTGCGGAGGTGTCCGGAGTAGCAGTATTAGAGGTGACAACTACCGATATACCCGATGCGAAACTTCGTCGGGACATTCACCAGCAAGTTATCGAAAGAATTGCCGAAAATCTGCTAATTTTCGTCGATGGGGGACGGACGCGCAGTTTATGGTACTGGGTAAAAAGAGAGGGAAGTAAAAGTTATATCCGTGACCATCTTTATATAAAAGGACAACCGGGAGATTTATTTCTCGGTAAACTAGCGGAATTAGTCCTCGATATCACCGATTTTGAAGATGGGGAACCCTCCGTGGTGGAGGTGGCCCATCGCTTACAAAAAGGTTTCGATATCGAAAAGATTACCAAGAAATTTTATCAGGAATTTCAGCGAGAGCATTTACAGTTCCTCCCCTTTATCCAAGGAATCGATCGAGAAAGCGATCGAAAATGGTACACTTCCGTTATTCTCAATCGTTTAATGTTCGTCTATTTCCTGCAGCGCAAGGGATTTATCGATAACGACTTCAACTATCTGCAAAACCAATTACAAGCAAGTCAACGACGCGGGAAAAATTTATTTTATCGTCAGTTTCTGCAAACCCTCTTTTTCCAAGCATTCGCTAAACCGGAATCCCAACGAGATGAGACAGTAACTGCATTGGTGGGAAAAGTCAAATATCTTAACGGAGGATTATTTCTCCAACATCCCCTCGAAAATCTTTATCAAAACATTTGTATTGATGACCAAGCATTTGAGAATATCCTCGATTTATTCTCCCGTTACTCCTGGAATCTTGACGACACTCCGGGGGGAAGCGATGACGAAATTAACCCCGATGTTTTGGGATATATCTTTGAAAAGTATATCAACCAAAAAGCTTTCGGTGCTTACTATACCCGTCCGGAGATTACCGAATATCTCTGTGATAGGACGATTAATAAATGGATTGTCGAGAGAAGTAATCAACATTATCCCCGCAAACAATTTGCCAGTATTTCTGAACTACTAATTAATCTCGATTCTCCCCTCTGTCAGCTTCTGATTGAAGATATTCTTCCCCAGCTTTCTATTTTAGACCCTGCCTGTGGTTCCGGTGCTTTTTTAGTGGCTGCGATGAAGACATTAATCGGAATTTATAGCGCGGTGATTGGGACAATTGAACTACGGGGAGACAGTAAATTAAAACAGTGGTTAACAGAGGTAAGAAAATCCCATCCCTCTCTCGGATATTACATCAAAAAAAGAATTATTTCCGATAATCTCTATGGTGTCGATATCATGGAGGAAGCAACGGAAATCGCGAAACTGCGTTTATTTCTCGCTTTAGTTGCTGCCGCACAATCGGTGACAGAATTGGAACCCTTACCGAATATTGATTTTAATATCATGTCGGGAAATTCCCTCATCGGTTTAATTCGCGTGGACGAAAAAAGTTTTAATCTCATGGGAGAGGAAAACATTCTGCAAACCCTCACCGCGCAAAATTATCAGACAATTCTCGCGGAAAAAAACCGCAGTATTGAATTATACAAAGAACACGCTTTTCGGTTGGGAGAAGTAGAGGGAACCCCCCAAGAAAACCGTCTCCAGATGTTACGCAATCACATCGAGGATGTCAACCGCGAATCGGTGCAGAAATTAAACCAAATTCTCTTAGATGAGTTTAGCGGTAAGTTGTCAATTAAGTACGAATCCGCACAATTAACGGGAAAAGCAAAGAAACGTTTATTAACTCTCTCTGATATGCAGTCCCTGAAACCCTTTCACTGGGGTTATCACTTCGATAAACTGATTACAGAAAAAGGTGGTTTTGATGTGATTATCACCAATCCCCCTTGGGAAGTCTTTAAACCGCAAGCGAAAGAATTTTTTTCTCAGCATAGCGACTTGGTGACTAAAAATAAAATGGACATCAAGACGTTTGAAAAGGAACAAAAAAAACTGTTAACTAATCCCGAAATCGCTCAAGCATGGTTAGAATATCAAAGTCAATACCCCCACGTTAGTCTCTATTTTCGTTCCTCGGAACAATATAAAAATCAAATCTCTATTGTCAATGGTAAAAAGCAAGGGACGGATATTAATCTCTATAAGCTTTTTGTTGAACAATGTTTTAATCTTCTCCATCCCCAGGGAGAATGTGGAATAGTTATTCCCAGTGGAATTTATACCGATTTAGGAACCAAGCAACTGCGGGAAATGTTATTTTCTCAGACAAACGTGACAGGATTATTTTGTTTTGAAAATCGTAAAGAAATTTTTGAAAATGTCCATAGAAGTTTTAAGATTGCTATCTTAACTTTTGAGAAAAATAAACAAACTCTTTCCTTTCCTGTAGAGTTTATGCGTCACGATGTTGAGGAATTACAACGTTTTCCCCATAAAGATAGTTTAGTAATTAGCGTCGATTTAATCCGCAAACTATCCCCCGATTCCCTCTCGGTAATGGAATTTAAACAAGATATAGATATTCATATCGCTGAAAAAATGTCTCGTTTTCCCCTGCTAGGGGAAACCCTTCCCGATACATGGAATCTCAAGTTAACTCGCGAATTTGATATGACTAATGATAGTCATTTATTTAAAACTGAACCCGCAAAGGGAAGACTACCCCTCTACGAAGGAAAAATGATTCATCAATTCACCCATCGGTATGCTTTACCGAAATACTGGTTAGATGAAAAGGAAGCAAGACAAGCTTTATTAAAACGCGGTGAAGTCGATAAAGGTCAAATCTTGGACTATCAAACCTATCGTTTAGGATTTCGGTCAATTGCTAGAAATACTGATATTAGAACATTAATAGTAGGGACAATTCCTAAAAATGTTTTCTGTGGCAATTCTATTTTAGTATCTTCAGACATTTCGTCTAACACCGAATTAATATTTTTAGAAGCAATTTTAAATTCACTAATTATTGATTTTTGTGCTAGACAAAAAGTATCTGCTAATATTAATATGTTCTACATCTACCAGCTACCTATCCCCCGACTAAAAGAGGGAGATAAATACTTTCAGGAGATAGTAGAAAATGCAGCAAAATTGATTTGTACTACAGAAGAATTTGAGCAATTAGCGAAAGAAGTGGGGATAGGTTCCCATAAAAATGGAGTAACAGAAGAAGCAGAAAGAATGGCAATTAGAGCGAAATTAGATGCAATAGTCGCCCACTTGTATGAATTAACCTTAACAGAATTTCAACATATATTAACTACCTTTCCCCTCGTCCCCGAAAGCGTCAAAACTGCCACCCTCAAAGCTTATCAAACCCTGTAG
- a CDS encoding aldo/keto reductase produces the protein MTRQTANLGQTGIAVSALGIGTWAWGDKIFWNYGKEYGANQVEAAFKAAVEAGITFFDTAEVYGLGESERLLGKFTQETDIPIDIASKFAPVPWRFGANAVHNAITDSLNRLKTDKMALYQVHWPFTFLISQETLINALGEEVKRGRIGSVGVSNYSAEQMRQASQILAKKEVPLAVNQVQYSLLYRKIETKAILATAKELGVTILAYSPLAQGLLTGKYSPESQNLPDGARKNDSRFKKEGLEKIAPILRVLQELGAKYQKTPAQVALNWLIAQGDVIPIPGAKTADQAIENAGALGWSLEAQEVTQLEQMSRPWL, from the coding sequence ATGACTAGACAAACCGCTAATCTCGGACAAACAGGAATTGCCGTCAGTGCCTTGGGCATCGGGACATGGGCATGGGGAGATAAAATATTCTGGAACTATGGCAAGGAATACGGAGCTAATCAGGTAGAAGCGGCCTTTAAAGCGGCAGTAGAGGCAGGAATCACCTTTTTTGACACTGCCGAAGTCTATGGACTAGGAGAATCGGAACGACTCTTAGGAAAATTTACCCAAGAGACAGATATTCCCATCGATATTGCCAGCAAGTTTGCCCCCGTACCGTGGCGTTTTGGGGCGAATGCGGTGCATAATGCCATTACCGACAGCTTAAACCGTCTAAAAACCGATAAAATGGCTCTTTATCAGGTACATTGGCCCTTCACCTTCCTGATTAGCCAAGAAACCCTGATCAATGCCCTAGGGGAAGAAGTAAAACGCGGCCGCATTGGTTCCGTGGGCGTAAGTAATTATTCCGCCGAGCAAATGCGTCAAGCAAGCCAGATTTTGGCGAAAAAAGAGGTTCCCTTAGCGGTCAATCAGGTGCAGTATTCGCTTTTGTATCGCAAAATAGAAACTAAGGCAATTTTAGCCACGGCCAAGGAATTGGGTGTCACCATCCTCGCCTACAGCCCCCTCGCTCAAGGACTACTGACGGGTAAATATAGCCCAGAAAGCCAGAATTTGCCCGATGGAGCCAGGAAAAATGACTCGCGGTTCAAAAAAGAAGGTTTGGAGAAAATAGCCCCAATTTTAAGGGTACTGCAAGAATTGGGCGCAAAATACCAAAAAACCCCCGCACAAGTCGCCCTCAATTGGTTAATCGCCCAAGGAGATGTGATTCCCATTCCGGGGGCCAAAACTGCCGACCAAGCGATCGAAAATGCCGGGGCCTTAGGATGGAGTTTAGAAGCGCAAGAGGTGACGCAATTAGAACAGATGAGCCGGCCTTGGCTGTAA